A window of Argopecten irradians isolate NY chromosome 1, Ai_NY, whole genome shotgun sequence contains these coding sequences:
- the LOC138321211 gene encoding TELO2-interacting protein 1 homolog: MSSMLKSGLFERLRPICVQLTREHTRENVSALSKALNGLERKYMQELQEYVLFPLRIILKQEKKYGEELYVDIYQCMEYVLSRSCVTRWDMFLDIFNTACMALSDPRDPSKVPDLSEELKLAVVQMLLSLLKSSDFNIIENLFAVGSLPVLGHAVSMLLNLADQERLRPLKMAALRFLIELCQEDRNYCTSMRVKLGDTLASFLPGVTITLGRLISCDTHQGQAIIQTALDLLTKYMRLVLDDVLVTESQSKTKHQGHNVKANSKLESLVVQRNTDWIKATGSKLAVIVKQVTKVRSHSSWKVRLALVDWAGNMLLHCRGSLEESVSDLLAVLVGRLGDDYPKVATHSRQGLDKFAASLDGKQCRPLVEMLEENLYGLSMSLPRQMNTTDEEEKLFVVQLLVGYLELLGDQIDSLMLSHGRKLLMSLVQVLEMDYSDIRIVEERTTITGDGASALNPDTSPNVLPLRKYFKHFNDTRIYKQLQQACQCLGHYGSTPLLVDQVLDITHTSMAYRPQAFLILNDIISGTTEKTGLPKDSSVADEQRRSTISMLVEEYLYPGNFYLVTTATEKSGKQDQLPGSTLRAITLVSNEDSVSVYNRNIVLTCVLLEGLGIFAKVLGRSYLPLLMQTLYPLLEKLGDNTAVISTSAYISLCNTCTACNYSSIAELIQENADYLVNAISLRLRHFHDNQHSPLVLKVMLQYSNSDLLTLIDDTIQEILDVLDDHHIEQAVLFMGVLHELAKAIVRWFPTVKSGGTADKQESEQSNKGTPLLPFILNYCEQKRMASGDVTEDDITDNDVIDETDTIHENAKGDNSEPNFIKFLKQVMMRCKHLLSSHNARLRILVLDTISQACQALAGHTNELLPLLHEVWVPFSTRFIDEEKLVIKKALEVLSVMICTSGDFLKQRVMKDVLPVITSFLDKQSHISSHAGQAYIYTVSCRLQQQALQVLGSLTKQLDLSGSCLDKILCVCVSYLSSRQPKPLQQVAMEICKQLAAVGGDGLWLHLTDLYREEEYTPPHPIFSPVKFHSRVGCRNEFTDNVFRLKGSANFEWT, from the exons ATGAGTAGCATGTTGAAGTCTGGACTTTTTGAACGTCTCCGTCCAATATGTGTCCAGCTTACCAGGGAACATACTCGGGAAAATGTTTCTGCTCTTTCCAAGGCACTGAATGGTCTGGAGAGGAAGTATATGCAGGAGTTACAGGAATATGTTCTATTTCCTCTCCGGATAATACTCAAACAGGAGAAAAAATA TGGTGAGGAGCTGTACGTTGATATTTACCAGTGTATGGAGTATGTATTGTCTCGTAGTTGTGTCACACGATGGGACATGTTTCTAGATATCTTCAATACTGCTTGTATGGCACTTAGTGACCCAAGGGATCCATCCAAAG TGCCAGATTTATCAGAGGAGCTGAAGCTAGCTGTTGTTCAGATGCTGTTATCACTACTGAAGAGTTCCGACTTCAA CATCATAGAGAACCTGTTTGCTGTGGGAAGTCTGCCAGTGTTAGGACATGCTGTATCAATGTTACTAAATCTTGCTGACCAAGAAAGACTGAGGCCATTGAAAATGGCTGCTCTGAGATTTCTCATAGAGCTCTGTCAAGAAGACAGGAACT ATTGTACCAGTATGAGAGTGAAGCTGGGGGATACGCTGGCTTCCTTCCTTCCTGGAGTCACCATCACATTGGGTCGCCTGATCAGCTGTGATACTCATCAAGGACAGGCCATAATACAG ACAGCCCTGGACCTTCTTACAAAGTATATGAGGTTGGTACTGGATGATGTGCTGGTCACAGAGAGTCAATCAAAAACCAAACATCAAGGTCACAATGTGAAAG CAAATTCCAAACTTGAGAGCTTGGTGGTCCAGAGAAACACTGATTGGATAAAAGCTACAGGGTCAAAGTTGGCTGTGATAGTAAAACAAGTGACCAAGGTGAGGAGTCACTCGAGCTGGAAAGTGAGACTGGCTCTGGTGGATTGGGCCGGAAACATGCTGCTCCACTGTCGAGG GAGTCTAGAAGAGAGTGTGTCTGATCTCTTGGCTGTGTTGGTCGGTCGTCTTGGAGACGACTACCCAAAGGTGGCCACACATAGCCGACAGGGATTGGATAAATTTGCCGCCTCACTCGATGGGAAACAGTGTCGCCCCCTGGTGGAGATGTTGGAAGAGAATCTGTATGGTCTTTCAATGTCTCTTCCTCGACAAATGAACACCACag ATGAAGAGGAGAAGTTGTTTGTGGTTCAGCTGCTGGTTGGTTACCTAGAACTCCTAG GGGACCAGATTGACAGTCTGATGCTCTCCCACGGACGTAAACTTCTGATGTCACTCGTCCAAGTCCTGGAGATGGATTACAGTGATATAAGGATAGTGGAGGAGCGCACCACTATCACTGGTGATG GAGCGAGTGCCCTAAATCCTGATACTTCACCAAATGTCCTACCACTACGGAAATACTTCAAGCATTTTAATGACACTCGGATCTACAAACAACTACAGCAAGCTTGTCAATGCCTAGGACACTACG GTAGCACGCCATTACTGGTGGATCAGGTACTAGATATCACCCATACATCAATGGCCTACAGACCTCAGGCCTTCCTCATACTGAACGACATCATCAGCGGAACTACAG agaaaacaggCTTACCTAAGGATTCATCAGTGGCTGATGAACAACGCAGGAGTACTATTAG CATGTTGGTGGAAGAATATTTATACCCTGGAAACTTTTACCTGGTGACCACGGCCACAGAGAAAAGTGGGAAACAGGACCAGTTGCCAGGAAGTACACTAAGGGCCATAACTCTAGTTTCCAATGAGGACAGCGTCAGTGTGTACAACAGGAACATTGTTCTCACATGTGTACTACTGGAAGGACTAGGAATATTCGCTAAG GTACTAGGCaggagttatctacccttgttgATGCAGACTCTGTACCCATTGTTGGAGAAGCTAGGTGACAATACAGCTGTTATCAGTACCTCCGCTTACATCTCACTGTGTAACACCTGTACAGCCTGTAATTACAG CTCCATCGCTGAACTGATCCAGGAAAATGCTGATTATCTGGTTAATGCCATTTCTCTGAGACTTCGCCATTTCCATGACAACCAACACAGTCCTCTAGTTTTGAAGGTCATGCTGCAGTACAGTAATAGTGATCTCCTAACCCTGATAGATGATACCATACAGGAG ATTTTGGACGTACTGGACGACCACCACATAGAACAAGCAGTGTTATTTATGGGAGTGTTACACGAACTAGCCAAAGCCATTGTCAGATGGTTCCCTACAGTCAAG AGTGGAGGGACAGCTGATAAACAAGAATCAGAACAATCTAATAAAGGAACACCACTCCTGCCCTTTATACTGAACTATTGTGAGCAGAAGAGGATGGCCAGTGGGGACGTTACCGAGGATGATATCACAGATAACGATGTCATTGACGAGACAGACACAATACATGAAAatgcaaagggagataactctgaacCAAATTTTATCAAGTTCCTGAAACAG GTAATGATGCGCTGTAAGCATCTTCTGTCTTCTCACAATGCACGGCTACGGATTCTGGTACTAGACACCATCAGTCAAGCATGTCAAGCTCTCGCAGGTCACacaa ATGAGTTGTTGCCTCTGCTACATGAAGTCTGGGTCCCCTTCAGTACAAGATTTATTGATGAAGAAAAATTGGTCATTAAAAAG GCCCTGGAGGTTCTGTCCGTGATGATCTGTACAAGTGGTGATTTCCTTAAACAGCGGGTGATGAAGGATGTACTGCCTGTCATTACAAGTTTTCTGGACAAACAGTCACATATCAG CTCACATGCTGGTCAGGCTTACATATACACAGTTAGCTGTAGATTACAACAGCAAGCTCTCCAGGTTCTCGGAAGCCTTACCAAACAG CTGGACCTGTCTGGGAGTTGTCTGGACAAAATCCTCTGTGTGTGTGTCTCCTACCTCAGTTCACGTCAGCCAAAACCTCTACAACAG GTTGCCATGGAGATATGTAAACAACTTGCAGCTGTTGGAGGTGATGGACTTTGGCTTCACCTGACTGACTTGTATAGGGAGGAAGAATACACCCCTCCACACCCAATCTTCTCACCTGTGAAA TTCCATAGTAGAGTTGGATGTAGGAATGAATTCACAGACAATGTCTTCAGACTGAAAGGCTCAGCAAACTTTGAGTGGACTTGA